In Staphylococcus saccharolyticus, one genomic interval encodes:
- a CDS encoding SdrD B-like domain-containing protein produces MRKKLDFLPNKLSKYSIRRFSVGTASILVGATLLFGIGNEADAAGNTHIQSTSEEVTDNNTASVASTTEETTNNEVTNEKPSKEEATSNEVTNEDSSVDEASTNDSTSNPDLNPKVLNDSVQEFDNNQSSDSQDRNVAYATPIGTTTNRSVQLRSRVAVNRSQAQQQGKNVNDSIKVTSVNTDKNYVEPNNGQGFSADISFEVDGKVNKGNYFTVDMPEYADFNGIADYKAANNKLYPTINDGNQVVANGVYDTQTKKLVYTFTDYVNKKDNIKGNFEIPQFIDRANAKTSGNYDLNYNIAGNTVTKPMEVEYNNYNDSHVVANTSSLITKADLFNVGSHDYTQYIYVNPKSEDSYNTRLTIQGYQEDVNDSSTLLNPDDTKIEILDAKSSDNIAPSFHINDEDFENVTDNFGINQIGDKKAQIDFGHIDPPYIVKVTSKIDPNSSQDLRTRVIMENENAEGTTDFYAHDNTVERLGANGVATGNEKLYNLGDYVWEDTNKNGIQDEDEHGIEGVEVSLTRPNGTVETTTTNSEGKYEFNNLQNGDYVINFKTPAGYTPTKAYEGNSFEVDSNGLSTVGTIKDADNWTLDSGFYKTPSKYSLGDYVWYDSNKDGYQDYDEKGIKGVKVTLKDNEGNILKTTETDENGKYRFDNLDSGEYTVHFDKPEGLTQTSTNSDNDDAKDADGEDVHVTITDHDDFSIDNGYFEDSESDSSSDSESTSESDSESHSDSELPDTGEEDNHQGLIGGMLAAFGGLTLLGRRRKKEEK; encoded by the coding sequence TTGAGAAAAAAATTAGACTTTTTACCAAACAAATTAAGTAAGTACTCGATTAGAAGATTTTCAGTAGGGACTGCTTCTATTCTAGTTGGAGCAACTTTATTATTTGGAATTGGTAATGAAGCCGATGCAGCAGGGAATACCCACATACAAAGTACTTCTGAAGAAGTAACAGATAATAATACTGCAAGTGTTGCATCTACAACAGAAGAAACAACAAATAATGAAGTAACAAACGAAAAGCCTTCAAAAGAAGAAGCAACAAGTAATGAAGTAACAAATGAAGACTCTTCAGTAGACGAAGCAAGCACAAATGACTCAACTTCAAATCCTGACCTTAATCCTAAGGTATTAAACGATTCAGTTCAAGAATTTGATAATAACCAATCTTCTGATAGTCAAGATAGAAATGTAGCTTATGCAACACCTATTGGAACAACAACAAATCGTTCTGTTCAACTACGTTCTAGAGTTGCAGTTAATCGTTCTCAAGCACAACAACAAGGTAAAAATGTTAATGATTCAATTAAAGTGACTTCAGTTAATACTGACAAAAATTATGTAGAACCAAATAATGGTCAAGGTTTCTCAGCTGACATATCATTTGAAGTTGACGGTAAAGTTAACAAAGGCAACTATTTCACAGTTGATATGCCAGAATATGCTGACTTTAATGGTATAGCAGATTATAAAGCAGCAAATAACAAACTTTATCCAACAATTAATGATGGTAATCAAGTTGTTGCTAACGGTGTTTATGATACTCAAACTAAGAAATTAGTTTATACGTTTACTGATTATGTAAATAAAAAAGATAATATTAAAGGTAATTTTGAAATCCCACAATTTATTGATAGAGCGAATGCTAAAACAAGTGGTAACTATGACTTAAATTATAATATTGCTGGTAATACAGTTACTAAACCAATGGAAGTTGAATATAACAATTATAACGATAGTCATGTGGTTGCTAACACTAGTTCATTAATTACAAAAGCGGATTTATTTAATGTTGGTTCACACGACTATACTCAATATATTTATGTGAATCCAAAATCTGAAGATAGTTATAACACACGCTTAACTATTCAAGGATATCAAGAAGATGTCAATGATAGTAGTACACTATTAAATCCAGATGATACAAAAATTGAAATATTGGATGCTAAGTCATCTGATAACATTGCGCCAAGTTTCCATATAAATGACGAAGACTTTGAAAATGTAACTGACAACTTTGGAATTAACCAAATAGGTGATAAAAAAGCACAAATTGATTTTGGTCATATTGATCCCCCTTATATTGTTAAAGTAACATCTAAAATTGATCCAAATTCAAGTCAAGATTTACGTACACGTGTTATTATGGAAAATGAAAATGCAGAAGGTACTACGGATTTCTATGCGCACGATAATACAGTTGAACGTTTAGGAGCCAACGGAGTTGCTACTGGTAATGAAAAACTTTATAACCTAGGTGACTATGTTTGGGAAGATACTAATAAAAATGGTATCCAAGATGAAGATGAACATGGTATCGAAGGAGTGGAGGTATCACTTACACGTCCAAATGGTACAGTCGAAACTACAACTACTAATTCTGAAGGTAAGTATGAATTTAATAATTTACAAAATGGTGATTATGTTATTAATTTCAAAACACCTGCAGGATATACACCAACTAAAGCTTATGAAGGCAATAGCTTCGAAGTTGATTCTAATGGTTTAAGTACTGTAGGTACAATTAAAGATGCTGACAACTGGACTTTAGATAGTGGATTCTATAAAACACCTTCTAAATACAGTTTAGGTGATTATGTATGGTATGATTCTAATAAAGATGGTTATCAAGACTATGATGAAAAAGGTATCAAAGGTGTTAAAGTTACTTTAAAAGATAATGAAGGTAATATATTAAAGACAACTGAAACGGATGAAAATGGTAAATACCGTTTTGATAACCTAGATAGTGGTGAATACACAGTTCATTTTGATAAACCAGAAGGACTTACACAAACATCAACTAATTCTGATAACGATGATGCCAAAGATGCTGATGGTGAAGATGTACATGTAACAATTACAGATCATGATGATTTCAGCATTGATAATGGTTACTTCGAAGATAGTGAATCGGACTCTTCTTCAGATAGCGAGTCAACAAGTGAATCAGATTCAGAAAGTCATTCAGACTCTGAACTACCAGATACTGGTGAAGAAGACAATCACCAAGGATTAATCGGTGGAATGCTTGCAGCATTCGGAGGATTAACTCTATTAGGTAGACGTCGTAAAAAAGAAGAAAAATAA